The Papio anubis isolate 15944 chromosome 1, Panubis1.0, whole genome shotgun sequence genome window below encodes:
- the LOC101015506 gene encoding NADH dehydrogenase [ubiquinone] 1 beta subcomplex subunit 6-like → MTGYTPDEKLRLQQLRELRRRWLKDQELSPREPVLPPQKMWPMEKFWNKFLENKSPWRRTVHGVYQKGIFIFTHMLVPAWIIHYYLKYHVSEKPYGIVERKAGIFPGDTILETGEVIPPTKEFPDQYH, encoded by the coding sequence ATGACGGGGTATACTCCAGATGAGAAACTGCGGCTGCAACAGCTGCGAGAGCTGAGAAGGCGATGGCTGAAGGACCAGGAGCTGAGCCCTCGGGAGCCGGTGCTGCCCCCACAGAAGATGTGGCCTATGGAGAAATTCTGGAATAAGTTTTTGGAGAATAAATCCCCTTGGAGGAGAACGGTCCATGGGGTATACCAAAAGGGTATCTTTATTTTCACTCATATGCTTGTACCTGCCTGGATTATTCATTATTACCTGAAGTATCATGTGTCTGAAAAACCATATGGCATAGTTGAAAGGAAGGCCGGAATATTCCCTGGTGATacaattctggagactggagAAGTAATTCCACCGACGAAAGAATTTCCTGATCAATATCATTAA